The genomic window AAAATTCGTTATATACAAGGTGTCGCCGAGTATTTCGTGGAAAATGAGGATCGCGTAAATAGCTGGCACGCTATGGCTGATGAGAATGTACTCAGCGAGCTTACCGCCCTTCACGGCATTGGTCGCTGGACGGCGGAGATGTTCCTAATTTTTTACCTAGCCCGCCCCGATGTATTTCCGCTCGCTGATATCGGCCTGCAAAAAGCGATGTTCAAACATTATAATAATGATAAGGAAATACCAAAAGAGAAACTTGTTAAAATAGCCAATAACTGGCAACCTTACCGTTCGGTTGCCACTTGGTATCTATGGCGTAGCCTTGATCCCGAACCAGTCGCTTATTAGAGTTTAAGATGCCTAATTATATGATGATGGCTTTAGTACCTGCTGAATCACATCCGGCCTAGCAGCGGCAATAGTAAGCAAAGCAAGAGCGGCACCAGACGGGTTACGCCTTCCCTGCTCCCAAGCTTGTAAAGTACGTGTACTTACGTGAAGAATGCTAGCAAAACCTGACTGACTCAATTCCAATTTATTACGTACTTTTTTTATATCATCAGATGTATAAACTTTATATCGTTTTCCCTTACCTGACTTAATACTCTCAATAGACTCAAGAATTTCTTGTCCAATATTCCGTTTTTTGCTTTTCATACCATCCTCAACTTCTATTCAAACTGTTCTCGTATCTTCTTTAGTATGTCTGTTGGTATAGTATCATCTTCATTTTTGGCGTAAATGGTAAGTAACCATATTTCACCAATAGAATTTTGTAGATAATATATCACCCTTACACCACTACGCTTACCTTTCCCTTTTGCAGAAAATCTTAGCTTGCGTATACCACCACTACCTTTTATTACATCACCTGAATCTGGTGTATTTGATAAATACCACTGTAAGTCCGTATATTCTCTATCACTCAGATAATTATATACTTGCTTTCCAAATAATGCTGATTCAGCAAATGTATACATTACCTCATTATACTACATAGTAGTATAATGACAAGAATTATTTTTGATATATATACAGTTAACTATTGTTATCTATTGATAATTAATAACGGTTGTTATAAAAACCACTGATAACTAACAACTGATAACTAACAACTGACACATGATACCACGCTATTCCCGCCCTGAAATGGTTAGTATATGGACTGACCAAACAAAATACCAAATCTGGTTTGAGATTGAAGCCCACGCCTGTGACGCTCTGGCTGAACTCGGAGTTATCCCTAAATCCGCAGCGAAGACCATCTGGGAAAAAGGTGGTTTTGACCCTGCACGTATTGATGAAATTGAGCGCGTAACCAAGCATGACGTTATCGCCTTCCTTACCAATGTCGCGGAATATGTCGGCGAGGACGCAAGGTTTCTCCATCAAGGCATGACCAGCTCAGACGTGCTTGACACCTGTCTTTCAGTGCAGCTTTCGCGTGCTACCGATATTTTACTCGCCGATATGGACGCTCTACTTGCCGCCATTAAAAAACGCGCATTTGAGACCAAAGACTTTGTGACTGTCGGTAGAAGTCATGGTATCCATGCCGAGCCACTTACCTTCGGCTTGAAGCTTGCTGGATATTACGCTGAATTTACCCGCTGCAAAGAAAGGTTAATTGTTGCCCGCAAAGAAATCGCCACCTGTGCTATCTCCGGCGCTGTTGGTACATTCGCTAATATTGACCCATTCGTGGAAAAATATGTCGCGGAAAAATTAGGGCTTGAGTCAGAACCAGTTTCCACGCAAGTTATCCCCCGTGACCGCCACGCCATGTATTTCGCGACACTAGGAGTTATAGCAAGCTCTATGGAACGCTTGGCGGTAGAAGTCCGTCACCTTCAACGCACCGAAGTGCTGGAAGCGGAAGAATTCTTCTCCGCCGGACAGAAAGGCAGCTCCGCCATGCCGCATAAGCGCAATCCTGTGTTGTCGGAAAATGTCACGGGACTGGCGCGACTGGTACGTGGTTATGTCACCCCTGCCCTTGAAAATGTGGCGCTCTGGCATGAGCGTGATATTTCACACTCATCTGTTGAACGGATGATTGCACCGGATGCGACAGTTACCACGGATTTTGCCTTAAACCGCCTTACCGGAATTATTGACAAGCTAGTTATTTATCCTGAGCGGATGCAGGCGAATATGGATAAGCTCGGTGGTTTGGTTTTCTCACAGCGTGTGCTATTAGCCCTCACTCAAGCTGGTATCAGCCGTGAGGATTCTTACCGGTTCGTGCAGCGCAACGCCATGAAAGTTTGGGAAGAAGGCAAAGACTTCTATACTGAGCTTTGCGCTGATAAAGAAGTAACTGACCGCCTGCCTCCGGACAAATTAAAAGCGCTATTTGATCCTGCCTATCACACTAAACATGTGGATACCATCTTCAAACGGGTGTTTGAGTGATTCAGAACCTACTGAGTCTGCTGGAAGTTTACTGTATATTCGTCTCCGATATTTCCTACCGAAACCCTATGAGGCGCTGGCTTCTTGTTCCCTAAACCCTAGCACCTAGCCCCTATATAGCAACACCACCCAAGTTATTTTTTCCCGCATTATAATTAGATCGTACATTATCACGCTCCGCGATCTTTTGCTCAGGTCTTATATATTGTCCAAATGGAATTACTGTTTCCTTACCGTCAATTTTCATTTGCAGGAAAAATTTAGTCGCACCGCCCATATCCGGCTTGACATGAAACCGTAGGTTAGTCGCTCCCGACGCTTCATAACTATCTATCGGATGGCTATGCACCAAACTTTCCCCATTCCGGTTAAAACCAACCAGATGCGCTTTCGCTCCCAATATCTCATCAAGCTTAATAGCCTTGCCACTTTTACTTTTTACACTTACTTTAAGAGTCGTATCCTCACCAGCGCTTAATGGAGGATTCGCGTCAAGCTCTATTTCTATATCCCCTTTTTCCGCTGTTAACATATGCTGTATATTAGGACTCACATCATATCTAACAGACGATGGGATAGAATTTTTCGCTATAATATTTTGTCCACTTCCAATCAATGTATAATCAGCCCAAACATCATAACTATTTCGGCTTTTTGGAGTAAAGGACGCGGTAAAAAGACCGGTATTTTCATCGTAAACCGGATGAATATGATGAAAATCTTTCATTGATTTATCAATAATAAGAACATGTAGTTTCTCGGTAAAGCTTTCCTTCAGATCATTACCTGTCAATACTCTACCATTACTATCCTTCAACTGAAATGATAACTCGGTCTCTTTGCCTATTTCAATCTTTGGATTACTAACCAGATTAGTAGAGACATGCTTATCAATATTGTTTTGTAAATCTATATGTCCATTATGATTAGCATGCTCAGTGATTTCTTGTTCAGCTTTCTCACTAGCATACATAGCCCCTGTCACCGAAAGAGCGGCTCCTCCACAAGTTATCAAATGAGTAAACGCGCTACCAAGACCAGAAGCGGCACTCGCCATGTGCATCTCACCAATAGTACCGATTGAGGATGATAAAGCGGACATTACACTCGCGGCAACCTCCGCGCCAGCAAAAGAAGCTATATAAGAAATTCCAACACTAATACCTGTTAGTATACTAGGAAGAGCGATCAGTGCCGACGTAGCGAGGGCAGCGTATTTTATTATCTTTCCCCACGATATTTTTTTGTCATCAACGTCCTTCTCTTTTTCTTTTTTCTCCAGATAATTACCTAACAATACTCCACCAATACCAATGATTCCTGAAGAAGCGGCGGTAGCTATACCACCTTCGGCTAGCGTTTCTCCAACCACAGGTATATTTCCCATAAACCCATTTATAAGACCGGCAAGCCCACTGCCATGACCTGCGCTATGGAATGAATGCATTATATCATTAACACTAGTACCACTTAGTTTAAGCGCCTCACCAACATACGGGGTTATAATGACACCGGAAGTCACAAGACCTGTTTTAAGCAACGCACCATAATGTTTATGCTGTTTATAATCATGGTGATGATCACTTGTATCACTATGTTGACCATGATCTGGTGACATGATAAATAACTTTCAATTTCAATATAATAAAATAATACGGATGTATTATAACAAAAATTAACTATACTCTCATGGTATGGTATTACCAGCATTAATCAAGAATAAACAGTTTGTAAAATAAATATATAAAAATTCTTTGCAAATTACCGCTAATTAGGTAATCTCACATATCCTTTTTAGAGAATAAATTAAATACGATAATTATAAAAACAATCCGGTGGAGCTATGAGATATGAGAGTTTACTACGATAATGACGCTGATCTTAATCTAATAAAAAATAAAAAAATAGCTATAATTGGCTATGGTAGTCAGGGGCACGCCCATGCCGCTAATCTTCGTGATTCTGGCATCAAAGAGGTACGTGTCGCTCTAAAACCTGATTCAATAAGTGTCGCCAAAGCTAAATCAGCTAAGTTTGAGGTAATGACTCCAGCAGAAGCCGCCTCTTGGGCTGATATTATCATGATACTTACTCCAGATGAGACTCAAGCCGACCTATACAACAGTGAGATAGCTCCTAATGTTAAAAAAGTAACTAGCCTTGTTTTCGCTCACGGCTTTAACATTCATTTTGGGCTTATTGAACCAAGAGCGGATATGGATGTGTGGATGGTAGCTCCTAAAGGTCCTGGCCATACTGTTCGCGGTGAATATCAAAAAGGTGGTGGTGTTCCATGCCTAGTAGCCGTGCATCAAGACGCTTCTGGCAATGCTCTGGAACTAGCTCTTGCCTATGCCAGCGCAGTTGGTGGTGGTCGTTCTGGCATAATAGAAACAACTTTCCGTGAGGAATGTGAAACCGACTTATTTGGTGAACAAGCTGTACTTTGTGGCGGTGTTTCCGCACTTATTCAAGCCGGTTTTGAAACTCTTGTTGAGGCGGGATACGCTCCTGAAATGGCATATTTTGAATGCTTGCATGAGGTAAAACTCATTGTTGACCTTATATATGAAGGTGGTATCGCCAATATGCGCTATAGTGTTTCCAACACCGCTGAATACGGGGATTATGTAACAGGAAAGCGCATCATAAATTCCAGAACTAAAGCTGAAATGAAAAAAGTCTTAGATGATATACAATCAGGACGTTTCGCCCGTGACTGGATGTTAGAAAATAAATCTGGCAAACCATCATTTAAGGCAACACGCCGTTTGCAAGCGGAGCATCCGATAGAGGAAGTAGGAAATAAATTAAGGGAAATGATGCCTTGGATTACCAAAAATAAATTAGTGGACAAAGCTAAGAATTAGTTAATATCAGTTTATATTAAATATAAGGATCATATTATGAAAAAAATTTTCGGTACTATTATTGCCTTAACAACTATTGTGCCTCTATCAGCATGTGGCAACACAACTAGTGACCGTGCCTTGAGTGGCGCTGGTATCGGAGCCGGTGTTGGTGCTGTAGGCGGCGCTATAATCGGCGGCGATCCAGTAACCGGCGCGGCGGTCGGTGGTGCGGTTGGCGCTGCCGTTGGTGCTGTAGTAAAAGAAGAGAATTTAGATCTTGGCAAACCAATCTGGAAATAGGTTAGATCATATTGACTTATGGATAAAATAGAAACCACGGACAAAGATACTGACGTTAAGGAGAAGGAATATCCTTGGGATGGCTTTCTTAAAACGATAGTTTTTGCCGTACTGTTGGCTTTAGTTGTCCGCAGCTTTCTGTTTGAGCCTTTTCACATCCCATCTGGTTCTATGAAAAGCAACCTTCTGGTTGGTGATTACCTGTTCGTTTCTAAATATTCCTATGGATATAGCAGATATTCCTTTCCTCTTGGTCTACCTTTATTTTCGGGAAGGGTAATGGCTTCAAAACCCAAAAGAGGAGATGTAGTAGTATTTCGCTACCCTCCACACCCTCGTATTGACTACATAAAAAGGGTTATCGGGCTTCCCGGTGATATGGTTCAAGTAAAAGAAGGTTATGTTTATATAAATGGCAAAAAACTTGAGCGTAAACGTGTGGCGGACTTTTCTGACATTGAAGGCAATATAATAGAGACTATACCACGTTTTGTAGAAACCCTTCCAGAAGGCAAGAATATAACCATATTAAAGGAAAACCTACCAGATCCTTATATGACTACGGGAGAGGAAATTGAGAGTTATTATCTGGCTAATAATACTCCTGAATATACAGTACCGGAAGGGCATTATTTTGTTATGGGCGACAATCGTGATAATTCACGTGACAGCCGTTTTGAAGTTGGGTTTGTTCCTGAGGAAAATTTAGTGGGAAGAGCCGAGATAATCTGGTTTTCAACCAATGGCACATCAAAGCTTCTTGAGCCTTTCAGTTGGTTCAAGACCATGCGCATAGAACGTTTTTTCAAAATTATTAATTAATGAAACAATTACAAAAAAATATCGGCTATACTTTCAACGATACAAGTTTGCTGGAATTAGCCCTTACTCATCCCAGTGTAAATAAAAAGAAAAACTACCAACGCCTTGAGTTTCTTGGTGATTCAGTTGTTGGAATGTTGGTCGCCCACATCATTTATGATATGTTCCCACAAGAAAAAGAAGGAGAACTAGCACGCCGCCTTTCCCTATTAGTGCGCGGTGATACATTGGCTAAAGTAGCAAATAAAATTGATCTTGGAAAATATCTTATAGTCTCAACAAGCGAAGAAAAATCTGGTGGCAGAGAACGTTCCTCAAACCTTGAGGACGCTATGGAAGCGTTAATCGGAGCGATTTATCTGGATGGTGGGATAAAAGCGGCTACCGATTTCGTAACTCCTCGTTGGAAGGAAATTGCCGCTGATATTCCTGAAGCGGTAAAAGACGCGAAAACCGAACTACAAGAATGGGCACAAGGTAGAGGGCTACCACTTCCTTCCTATAAAATGATTAAAACCGAAGGCTCTGACCACTCTCCAATATTTACCATAGAAGTAACGGTATCAGGTTACGCTCCAGCGACCGCGAGCGCTGGCTCTAAGAAAACCGCTCAACAGGAAGCGGCAACAGAATTACTCGGCATACTGAAAAACCTATGACCACCAGTAACAACTCAACCGATAAACAAAAATGTGGGATTATCGCTATTGTCGGCGCACCAAACGCTGGCAAATCCACTTTACTGAATTATATGATCGGCGGAAAACTCTCTATAGTTACTCCAAAAGTACAAACCACCAGATTTAATATACGTGGCATCTATACCCATGAGAACTCTCAATTAGTATTTATAGATACACCGGGAATTTTCAATCCTGATAAAAAATTTGAACAGGCAATGGTAAGTGCCGCATGGTCAGCCATTTCCGATAGCGATATTGTCTTACTATTAATAGACGCGGCAAAAGGTATAAATGATGGCTTGCTTACCATTATCAGCAAGCTAAAAGAAAAAACCGATAAACCAGTCTGCCTACTGCTTAATAAAATAGATGCTATAAAAAAATCTGAACTATTTGACCTTGCCGCCGCCTGCGATAAAGTCGGCAACTTCCACAAAATATTTATGGTATCAGCCCTAAAAGGAAGTGGTGTAAGTGACGTAACCTCATATCTTGCTAATAACATCCCTGCCCATCCTTGGTTATATCCTGACGCGCAGATAAGTGATATATCCATGCGTATGCTTGCCGCTGAGATAACACGGGAAAAGTTGTTTTTACGCCTCAATAAGGAAATTCCTTACTCAATTATGGTAGAAACCGAAAGCTGGGATGAGAAAGATAATTCCATAAAAATAGCGCAGGCTATATATGTACAAAAAGAAGGACAAAAGAAAATCGTAATCGGCAAAAATGGCGCGATGCTTAAAGCGATAGGAATAGCGTCCCGCAAAGAACTAGAAAAACTAACTGATAAAAAAATCCACCTTTCCCTATTCGTAAAAATAAAGGAAAGATGGAAAGATAATAGCGAAACTTATAAGCTTCTAGGGTTAGAATTTAAGAGGTGATTTCTACTAATATTAGGCTCTGCCTTCATACTTACCAGCGTTACTAGCTCTACCTTGCGGAACTGATACTTCATTACTATCAGAAAGGACTATATCTTTATTACCACCAAGCGCTTTTTCCGCCGCGCTAAAAGCAACATTTACCACATTTTCCGCTACAGGAACCACTTTCGTAATCCGCTCAGCTCCCTCTATCATCTCACCAAAACTAACTTTACTCATCTCTAAACTCCTAAAATAAACTTATCTAAAAATTATGTTCCCCTATATATTTTTATCATAACCTATTTTATTTTTATTTGGGTTACAATTTTGTGAAGGTTTATTTTTCATATGTATGACAGTTATATTACATGAAAAAAGTGAATATGTTATTAACTATCATATTGTAATAAAATGAGATTTTTTAAGAAAGCAACCACTTTGGAATAATCAATTAGTTACAGGATAATTAACATAAAATTTTATATTCACCCTTCCTTAACCTTCCGCCACTTCAACCTCTATAAACCGCCCATTTCCTTCGTCAAAATCACTTTCCAGCTTATCCTTCAAGGAGTTAGGCAGCGATTTATTAGCTTTTATTCCCAGTTCCTTCAGTTTTTCCGTTTGCCTTAACATATTATCACGACCATCTACCAGCTTACCACGAGCTGAATCATAGGTTTTTTGCAATCTCCCGATATGCTCATCTATTTTTTCCATATCCTCCATAAAACCCATTATTTTGTCATATAATTTGCCACCCTGCCTCGCTATCTCCTGAGCGTTTAGATTCTGCCGCTCAATCCGCCAAATAGAGGCTATAGTGCGCAGTGTGGCAAACATGGTGGAAGGGCAAACCAGTACTATCTTTTTATCCCAAGCATATGAATGAAGATCACTATCCTCCTGTAAAGCCAATGAGAATGCCCCTTCAATCGGCAAAAATAACATTACAAAGTCGGGAGTTTTAAGAGACTCTATATTATGGTAACTCTTATCGCTAAGATTATTTACGTGCGCTTTTATTGAACGGATAAATTCCTTGATAAGCAATTTACTCGCGTTTTCATCACTCTCAGCGCAATAACGTTCATACGCGGTAAGCGATACTTTGGAATCTATTATTATATGTTTCTCATCCGGTAAATTCACTATTACATCTGGTTGCAGACGACTACCATCATCACCTTTCAAACCCATGCCGGATGCCTGTACTATATATTCCTCACCAGAACGTAGTCCTGATTTTTCAAGTATCCGCTCTAGCATAACCTCACCCCAATTTCCTTGCGCTTTTGAATCACCCTTTAGGGCTTTGGTCAAACTATCGGTTTGCAATACTATTTTTTCTATTTCCGCCTTTAGAGTATGCGTCTCTTTGCCTTGCGCGGAAAATGACTCTTCCATATTCTTTTTGAACTCACCAAGACGCTCTTTCAGTGGATTTAATATCTCGCTTATTTTCTGCTCAGATTTTATGGAGAATTTATCGCTAAAACTCTCAAATATATTGTTCGCCGTATTTTTGAACTCAGCGCGTAATTTTTCCTGTGTATTATCTAGCTCTTTGCTCAGGACTTCGTTCTTGGTTTCCGCCGCTATCGCTCGCTCATAAAACCCTTGTTTTTCCTGTATATGCAGTTCAATTTCTTTTTTAAGCTCATCTAATTTCTGCTGAGCTACTTCAAATCTGCCAGAAATACCACTCCTACGACCATTCGCGATTATCCACGCCGCAAGAAACCCTATCACTAAAGCAAGAGTAGCCATAAGTATCGTAGTCATTATTTCCATGTCATCACCCCAGATGTTATTGATTTATTGAGCGAATTAGATTATTCATTCTTCTATCGTAAAAACTATAGTAGCCCCTACAAAATGTCAATTTTGTGGTTACTTCCGTGTAAAAATAAGGAGAGTTTATGACTTCTTTCGCCTGCGTAATACTTGCTGCCGGTAAGGGTACTAGAATGAAATCCACCATGCCAAAAGTTATGCATGAGGTCGCCGGAATGCCGATGATTAATCATGTAATAACCACTGTATCAAAACTTAACCCTGATAAAAAAATAGTGGTGATCGCCGATCATATGGAATCAGTAAAAGAATCCGTAAAAAAGATTGATAACAAAGCGTCCTTTGCCATCCAACATGAACAGCTTGGCACGGCTCACGCTGTATCACAAACCAAAGAATATTTATCATCATATAGCGGGAAAGTGTTAATATTATACGGTGACACTCCACTCATAACATCTGATACTCTGGAAAGAATGCTGGAGAAATCCGTATCAGCGGAAGTTACGGTTCTTGGTATGCGCCTTACCAACCCATACGGATATGGTCGTCTGCTACTTGATGAGAAAGGGCATATAAGTGAGATAATAGAAGAAAAAGACGCAAACGATGCCCAGAAAAAAATTAATCTCTGCAACTCAGGGGTTATGGTTGTAAGTGGCAAATATCTTTTTGATATTCTTTCTAAAATCACTCCAAACAATAAAGCCGGTGAATATTATTTAACGGATATTATAGCGCTCGCCGGTGATATGAATCTACATTGCTCTGTGGTAGAAGCTGACGCTTCTGAACTTTCAGGAGTAAACAGCAGAGCGCAACTTGCTGAGGCTGAATCCGTAATCCAAAACCGTCTGCGTAAGAATCTGCTTGATAGCGGTGTTACCATGACCGATCCAAGCAGTGTATATTTACGCGGCGACACTAGAATAGCGCCAGATGTAATAATCCATCCAAATGTTGTTTTTGGTGAAGAGGTAAATATTGAGGGTGGCGTTTTGATAAAATCATTTTCTCATATTGAGGGGGCACATATAAAATCAGGAGCGGTCGTGGGACCATTCGCCCGTTTGCGTAAAGGCAGTGTAGTAGGTAATAACGCTAACATCGGAAATTTTGTTGAACTAAAAAACACCACACTGGGAGATAATGCCAAAGCCAATCACCTAAGCTATGTAGGTGATAGCGAAGTTGGCAATAATGCTAATATCGGAGCCGGAACAATTACCTGTAATTATGACGGTGTAAACAAGCATAAAACAATAATTGGTGAAGGAGCGTTTATCGGCTCTAACAGCTCGCTGGTAGCTCCAGTAAAAATTGGAAATAACTCTATAACCGGAGCGGGAAGCGTAATAACCACCGATGTACCAGAAAACAACCTAGCCATAGAAAGAAGTGAGCAAATAAATAAACAGAAAAAAGTTGGAAAATAATCATGAGTGATGATAAACTTAGTTTCCCATTAGTTGTTGTTCGCGGTTCTTTTTCCCTTTGTCCAAATTGTGGAGAGGGAAAAATATTCAAATCTTACCTTAAACCCGTAGATAATTGTCAAATATGTAAAACTGAACTTGGCAGTATACGGGCTGATGATGGTCCAGCGTGGTTTACCATGATAATAGTTGGCTGCCTGCTTACACCATTTATAGTTATTACATTTCCTATGATTAATCTTCCACTATGGGTTACCGCAATATTCTGGCCAAGCATCGCTATTCTCTTAGCGCTATTAATTCTACCTAGAGCTAAAGGAGCGTTTATCGGAGCTTTGTGGTTGCTAGATAAAAGAAAAAACAACTAACGGCAAAAACCGCAACCTACTTATCAGCAATTTTATTTTCTCTAACTATCCTATTTATATTATCTTTTTCCAGCTCATAAATATCAGGATAAAAATAAGGCTTACCACTTTTTTCATCAACCCACGCTGTCCAATAAACGGCGTGTACAGGAACTTCTTTTATCATCACAATTTTAGATTCATCACTATCATAAGTTTTATCTATACGCGAGCTGTCCCAACCAGAGCGTCCTTTCATAATAAAATGAGTAAGTTCTTTTGGTTTCTCAACCCTAATACAACCATGACTTAACGCTCTGTTTGTCTTATTGAAAAGTTGTGGATATTTCGTGGAATGCAAATATATATTATGATTATTTGGAACATTAAACTTTACTTTACCAAGAGTATTACCCTTTCCAGGTAATTGTTTGAAACGGTAATAATCACCACTTTCAACTTCCGCATCAATATCCTGATTTTCTATAACATCCCCATAAACATCCGTTACCACATAGTTACCGTCAGTTAAAAAATCTGGATTTTCTTTTATCTTAGCCATTATCTCTTCTGAGGCTATGCTTTTTGGCACATACCATGGTGGATTAAAACTCACATGATTTATTTTATTATTAAAAATAGGAGTATTATTTTTGACATCACCAACAATTACTTTTGATTTTATTATATCTTCACCATCTTCAACCGCCGACAGATAATATCCAGCTATATTCACCAGAATATAACGTCCGCCAAGCTCTTTCATTTCCTGCATGCGCTTTAATGT from Rickettsiales bacterium includes these protein-coding regions:
- the era gene encoding GTPase Era, encoding MTTSNNSTDKQKCGIIAIVGAPNAGKSTLLNYMIGGKLSIVTPKVQTTRFNIRGIYTHENSQLVFIDTPGIFNPDKKFEQAMVSAAWSAISDSDIVLLLIDAAKGINDGLLTIISKLKEKTDKPVCLLLNKIDAIKKSELFDLAAACDKVGNFHKIFMVSALKGSGVSDVTSYLANNIPAHPWLYPDAQISDISMRMLAAEITREKLFLRLNKEIPYSIMVETESWDEKDNSIKIAQAIYVQKEGQKKIVIGKNGAMLKAIGIASRKELEKLTDKKIHLSLFVKIKERWKDNSETYKLLGLEFKR
- a CDS encoding helix-turn-helix domain-containing protein codes for the protein MKSKKRNIGQEILESIESIKSGKGKRYKVYTSDDIKKVRNKLELSQSGFASILHVSTRTLQAWEQGRRNPSGAALALLTIAAARPDVIQQVLKPSSYN
- the glmU gene encoding bifunctional UDP-N-acetylglucosamine diphosphorylase/glucosamine-1-phosphate N-acetyltransferase GlmU — translated: MTSFACVILAAGKGTRMKSTMPKVMHEVAGMPMINHVITTVSKLNPDKKIVVIADHMESVKESVKKIDNKASFAIQHEQLGTAHAVSQTKEYLSSYSGKVLILYGDTPLITSDTLERMLEKSVSAEVTVLGMRLTNPYGYGRLLLDEKGHISEIIEEKDANDAQKKINLCNSGVMVVSGKYLFDILSKITPNNKAGEYYLTDIIALAGDMNLHCSVVEADASELSGVNSRAQLAEAESVIQNRLRKNLLDSGVTMTDPSSVYLRGDTRIAPDVIIHPNVVFGEEVNIEGGVLIKSFSHIEGAHIKSGAVVGPFARLRKGSVVGNNANIGNFVELKNTTLGDNAKANHLSYVGDSEVGNNANIGAGTITCNYDGVNKHKTIIGEGAFIGSNSSLVAPVKIGNNSITGAGSVITTDVPENNLAIERSEQINKQKKVGK
- the rnc gene encoding ribonuclease III yields the protein MKQLQKNIGYTFNDTSLLELALTHPSVNKKKNYQRLEFLGDSVVGMLVAHIIYDMFPQEKEGELARRLSLLVRGDTLAKVANKIDLGKYLIVSTSEEKSGGRERSSNLEDAMEALIGAIYLDGGIKAATDFVTPRWKEIAADIPEAVKDAKTELQEWAQGRGLPLPSYKMIKTEGSDHSPIFTIEVTVSGYAPATASAGSKKTAQQEAATELLGILKNL
- a CDS encoding transcriptional regulator — translated: MYTFAESALFGKQVYNYLSDREYTDLQWYLSNTPDSGDVIKGSGGIRKLRFSAKGKGKRSGVRVIYYLQNSIGEIWLLTIYAKNEDDTIPTDILKKIREQFE
- the ilvC gene encoding ketol-acid reductoisomerase gives rise to the protein MRVYYDNDADLNLIKNKKIAIIGYGSQGHAHAANLRDSGIKEVRVALKPDSISVAKAKSAKFEVMTPAEAASWADIIMILTPDETQADLYNSEIAPNVKKVTSLVFAHGFNIHFGLIEPRADMDVWMVAPKGPGHTVRGEYQKGGGVPCLVAVHQDASGNALELALAYASAVGGGRSGIIETTFREECETDLFGEQAVLCGGVSALIQAGFETLVEAGYAPEMAYFECLHEVKLIVDLIYEGGIANMRYSVSNTAEYGDYVTGKRIINSRTKAEMKKVLDDIQSGRFARDWMLENKSGKPSFKATRRLQAEHPIEEVGNKLREMMPWITKNKLVDKAKN
- a CDS encoding DNA recombination protein RmuC; the protein is MEIMTTILMATLALVIGFLAAWIIANGRRSGISGRFEVAQQKLDELKKEIELHIQEKQGFYERAIAAETKNEVLSKELDNTQEKLRAEFKNTANNIFESFSDKFSIKSEQKISEILNPLKERLGEFKKNMEESFSAQGKETHTLKAEIEKIVLQTDSLTKALKGDSKAQGNWGEVMLERILEKSGLRSGEEYIVQASGMGLKGDDGSRLQPDVIVNLPDEKHIIIDSKVSLTAYERYCAESDENASKLLIKEFIRSIKAHVNNLSDKSYHNIESLKTPDFVMLFLPIEGAFSLALQEDSDLHSYAWDKKIVLVCPSTMFATLRTIASIWRIERQNLNAQEIARQGGKLYDKIMGFMEDMEKIDEHIGRLQKTYDSARGKLVDGRDNMLRQTEKLKELGIKANKSLPNSLKDKLESDFDEGNGRFIEVEVAEG
- a CDS encoding DNA-3-methyladenine glycosylase → MTPHFWNDAVKHLSEKDKVLKNIIESYSGEALMQRSNGFYTLTRSIIGQQISVKAAASVWYKLREKLDEITPEKLLCLDDDELRKCGLSARKIRYIQGVAEYFVENEDRVNSWHAMADENVLSELTALHGIGRWTAEMFLIFYLARPDVFPLADIGLQKAMFKHYNNDKEIPKEKLVKIANNWQPYRSVATWYLWRSLDPEPVAY
- a CDS encoding YMGG-like glycine zipper-containing protein, with amino-acid sequence MKKIFGTIIALTTIVPLSACGNTTSDRALSGAGIGAGVGAVGGAIIGGDPVTGAAVGGAVGAAVGAVVKEENLDLGKPIWK
- the lepB gene encoding signal peptidase I codes for the protein MDKIETTDKDTDVKEKEYPWDGFLKTIVFAVLLALVVRSFLFEPFHIPSGSMKSNLLVGDYLFVSKYSYGYSRYSFPLGLPLFSGRVMASKPKRGDVVVFRYPPHPRIDYIKRVIGLPGDMVQVKEGYVYINGKKLERKRVADFSDIEGNIIETIPRFVETLPEGKNITILKENLPDPYMTTGEEIESYYLANNTPEYTVPEGHYFVMGDNRDNSRDSRFEVGFVPEENLVGRAEIIWFSTNGTSKLLEPFSWFKTMRIERFFKIIN
- the purB gene encoding adenylosuccinate lyase is translated as MIPRYSRPEMVSIWTDQTKYQIWFEIEAHACDALAELGVIPKSAAKTIWEKGGFDPARIDEIERVTKHDVIAFLTNVAEYVGEDARFLHQGMTSSDVLDTCLSVQLSRATDILLADMDALLAAIKKRAFETKDFVTVGRSHGIHAEPLTFGLKLAGYYAEFTRCKERLIVARKEIATCAISGAVGTFANIDPFVEKYVAEKLGLESEPVSTQVIPRDRHAMYFATLGVIASSMERLAVEVRHLQRTEVLEAEEFFSAGQKGSSAMPHKRNPVLSENVTGLARLVRGYVTPALENVALWHERDISHSSVERMIAPDATVTTDFALNRLTGIIDKLVIYPERMQANMDKLGGLVFSQRVLLALTQAGISREDSYRFVQRNAMKVWEEGKDFYTELCADKEVTDRLPPDKLKALFDPAYHTKHVDTIFKRVFE